In a genomic window of Labeo rohita strain BAU-BD-2019 chromosome 20, IGBB_LRoh.1.0, whole genome shotgun sequence:
- the batf3 gene encoding basic leucine zipper transcriptional factor ATF-like 3, translating into MSIFNATSNFIRNDASAVRLFRRSESSDDEEKRLKRREKNRVAAQRSRKRQTQRADELHEAYECLEQENSLLRKEVQLLIEEQQRLSDALKAHEPLCPVLNCGMTSTSRSTGTVPPEFMSR; encoded by the exons ATGTCAATTTTTAATGCAACAAGTAACTTTATTCGAAACGATGCTTCAGCTGTACGGTTGTTTCGAAGGAGTGAG AGCTCTGATGATGAAGAAAAAAGgttgaaaagaagagaaaagaacCGAGTTGCTGCACAGAGGAGCCGCAAAAGACAAACCCAGAGAGCTGATGAATTGCATGAG GCGTATGAATGTCTGGAACAGGAGAACAGTCTTCTGAGGAAGGAAGTCCAGCTTTTGATAGAGGAACAGCAACGCTTGTCGGATGCCCTCAAAGCCCATGAGCCTTTGTGCCCTGTCTTGAACTGTGGTATGACCTCCACATCAAGGTCCACAGGCACAGTGCCACCTGAGTTTATGTCTAGATAA